The following proteins are encoded in a genomic region of Arachis stenosperma cultivar V10309 chromosome 4, arast.V10309.gnm1.PFL2, whole genome shotgun sequence:
- the LOC130973754 gene encoding transcription factor EMB1444-like, whose translation MEATSMTHHLLKGFCDGTQWKYAVFWKLNHRFPMTLTWEDGYYGYQKTNEAAESMLDDINFKFPAEVYSSSGEIIEDPGDYSAGLLMAEMSHHKYSLGEGVVGKVAFTGNHCWVSEDILTHGLDANLMPECPDEWLLQFASGIKTIVLIPVLPQGVLQFGSFQAVAEDLEFVTNIKEKFHSIHLLAASTTALNYGVDCQDWSISDPTNTFMDILDESSNITNSTIKTDVLARIAPSVNASTRLNPAMLSQVETKDNLEEEIWPTSPWVNDVGVFQEISNGLGLYSGKTEQQFGSNETGYEDIKDLNGFLAFPSESELHKVLGSAAPHGKTRNSMSKHTSVVGTYSNSTFISNNKEHGDIESLENPEDVDPKYLLDAVYGDLFSACNDTSSISNSFRSPVSKKMPFTGLIHPRNSCEESSLVMKDVKSDLKAAVRVMGRDAITSPSFDGNSSLLTDEPQEEKVYSHLQSTNGPKISSTYKKRARPGTQKSRPRDRQLIMDRMKELRELVPDGGKCSIDNLLERTIKHMLYLRKITSQAEKLKRFAHREVPKCSKQKINYNQSGRSCAYDLESEQAWPIVIEDLECSGHMLIEMVCNEHGFFLEIAQVIRKLELTILKGVLENRSSAAWACFIVEAPRGFHRMDVLCPLLHLLQRRKNPVSYKS comes from the exons ATGGAAGCCACTTCTATGACTCATCATTTGTTGAAGGGCTTTTGTGATGGTACACAGTGGAAGTATGCTGTTTTTTGGAAGCTTAACCACCGTTTCCCCAT GACTTTGACCTGGGAAGATGGATATTATGGTTACCAGAAAACTAATGAGGCCGCGGAGAGTATGTTGGATGacatcaatttcaaattccCAGCTGAGGTATATTCTTCAAGTGGTGAAATTATTGAAGATCCAGGAGATTATTCTGCTGGACTACTCATGGCTGAAATGTCTCATCATAAATACAGTTTGGGAGAGGG GGTTGTTGGTAAGGTAGCTTTTACTGGGAATCATTGTTGGGTGAGTGAGGACATTCTTACCCATGGGTTGGATGCTAATTTAATGCCTGAG TGTCCTGATGAATGGCTTCTTCAATTTGCCTCTGGCATCAAG ACCATTGTGTTGATTCCAGTTCTTCCTCAAGGAGTTTTGCAATTTGGTTCATTTCAAGCG GTTGCTGAAGACCTGGAATTTGTTACCAATATCAAGGAGAAATTCCATTCCATTCATCTTCTGGCAGCAAGTACTACAGCATTGAACTATGGAGTTGATTGTCAAGATTGGTCAATCTCAGACCCAACAAATACTTTTATGGATATCTTGGATGAATCATCCAATATCACAAACAGTACAATAAAAACTGATGTTCTGGCTAGAATTGCGCCTAGTGTGAATGCATCAACAAGGTTGAACCCAGCAATGTTGTCTCAGGTGGAGACAAAAGATAATCTGGAAGAAGAGATATGGCCCACTTCTCCGTGGGTCAATGATGTGGGAGTATTCCAAGAGATATCAAATGGATTAGGTTTATACTCCGGTAAGACAGAGCAACAATTTGGAAGCAATGAAACTGGTTATGAGGATATCAAGGATCTGAATGGCTTCTTGGCTTTTCCCTCAGAGTCTGAATTGCACAAAGTGCTTGGATCAGCAGCTCCACACGGGAAAACAAGGAATTCCATGTCTAAACATACCTCTGTTGTGGGTACTTACAGTAACTCAACCTTTATATCCAACAACAAAGAACATGGTGATATTGAGAGTTTGGAGAACCCTGAAGATGTTGATCCGAAATATCTTTTGGATGCTGTTTATGGGGATTTATTTAGTGCCTGCAACGATACTTCAAGCATATCCAACAGTTTTAGGTCCCCTGTAAGCAAGAAGATGCCATTTACTGGTTTGATTCATCCCAGGAACAGTTGCGAAGAAAGCAGTTTGGTTATGAAAGATGTGAAAAGTGATCTTAAGGCGGCAGTTAGAGTCATGGGCAGAGATGCTATTACATCGCCATCTTTTGATGGAAATTCAAGCCTATTGACTGATGAGCCTCAAGAAGAAAAGGTTTATAGTCATTTGCAATCTACTAATGGACCAAAGATCTCTAGTACCTACAAGAAAAGAGCAAGGCCAGGTACCCAAAAGTCAAGGCCGAGAGATAGACAATTGATCATGGACAGGATGAAGGAGTTGAGGGAGCTTGTCCCAGATGGAGGAAAG TGTAGCATCGACAACCTCTTGGAGAGAACCATAAAGCATATGCTATACTTGAGAAAAATAACAAGCCAAGCTGAGAAGCTTAAGAGATTCGCACATAGAGAG GTTCCCAAATGCAGCAAGCAGAAGATCAATTATAACCAATCAGGGAGGAGCTGTGCATATGACTTGGAAAGTGAACAAGCATGGCCCATAGTGATAGAAGATCTGGAATGCTCAGGCCACATGCTTATTGAG ATGGTATGCAAtgagcatggattcttcttggAGATTGCTCAGGTGATCCGGAAGCTGGAACTGACCATCTTGAAAGGTGTCTTAGAAAACCGCTCATCCGCAGCCTGGGCTTGTTTCATTGTTGAG GCTCCAAGAGGGTTTCACAGGATGGATGTTTTATGTCCTTTATTGCATCTTCTACAGCGGAGGAAGAACCCTGTTTCATATAAAAGCTGA